The following are encoded in a window of Gossypium raimondii isolate GPD5lz chromosome 13, ASM2569854v1, whole genome shotgun sequence genomic DNA:
- the LOC128036194 gene encoding uncharacterized protein LOC128036194 produces MSFTPPPPPVFTGENYHIWIVKLKTYLQAYDLWSVIENEAEPPPLRANPTIFKIRQHTEERAKKHKAMTCLQNGVSDVIFTRIMACDSPKQAWEKLKEEFMGTDKTRQQQVINLRKDFENLRMKESETIKQCPDRIVAIFNSIRLLGVDFTESRVVEKFITTLPEKFESKISSLEDSRDLSAISLSELINSLYALEQRRANR; encoded by the coding sequence ATGAGTTTCACTCCACCTCCACCACCTGTGTTCACTGGAGAAAACTATCACATTTGGATAGTTAAACTGAAGACATACCTCCAGGCATATGATCTGTGGAGTGTGATCGAAAATGAAGCTGAACCACCTCCATTGAGAGCCAATCccaccatttttaaaataaggcagCATACTGAGGAGCGAGCCAAGAAGCACAAGGCTATGACCTGTTTACAGAATGGAGTGTCTGATGTGATCTTCACTCGCATCATGGCCTGTGACTCACCTAAGCAGGCATGGGAGAAGCTGAAGGAGGAGTTCATGGGGACTGACAAAACGAGGCAGCAGCAAGTGATCAATCTCAGGAAAGACTTTGAGAATTTGAGGATGAAAGAGTCTGAGACCATCAAGCAGTGCCCAGATAGAATAGTGGCCATTTTCAATAGCATAAGGCTCCTGGGAGTGGACTTCACTGAGAGCAGAGTTGTTGAAAAATTCATTACAACCCTCCCTGAGAAATTCGAGTCAAAGATCTCTTCACTTGAGGACTCGAGGGACTTATCAGCCATCTCATTGTCTGAGCTGATAAACTCACTGTATGCACTTGAGCAAAGGAGAGCAAATAGATAG
- the LOC105782981 gene encoding chloride channel protein CLC-f, whose amino-acid sequence MTGGGEYSDQRHLLRSNSHKDEQHDKEENPGDLESQVTYHNSNNAGFNDLVKYLGRGFSARRLSFKRLDRDGDRGRERSSPSSLDHHHHPHQHHHQQQHQGHYHSYVGDAADPLGDSAPPEWALLLIGCLLGVASGLFVAAFNGGVHVIHEWAWAGTPNEGAAWLRMQSLADTWHRILLVPVTGGVIVGMMHGLLEILNQIRQSSSSQQQGFSLVAGVFPTVKAIQAAITLGTGCSLGPEGPSVDIGKSCANGFSLMMENNRERKIALVAAGAASGIASGFNAAVAGCFFAIETVLRPLRAENSPPFTTAMIILASVISSTVSNAVLGTESAFTVPSYDLKSAAELPLYLILGMLCGVVSVVFARLVSWFTAAFEYIKEKLGLPTVICPALGGLGAGIIALRYPGILYWGFTNVNEILHTGKSASAPGIWLLTQLAAAKVVATALCKGSGLVGGLYAPSLMIGAAVGAVFGGSAAELINSAIPGNAAVAQPQAYALVGMAATLASVCSVPLTSVLLLFELTKDYRILLPLMGAVGLAIWVPSVANQNKETDSEMRTSARGYSSVSAAEELSVIEKAADQEALDDDMLLEDLRVSKAMSKKYLKVSMAATVREAMKCMHDNHQKFALVVDEDEFLEGIITLGDIRRCLSKKQPSDISMGDSTADVNPCLVSSVCTKGISFRGQERGLLTCFADTDLAIARELMEASGVKQLPVVNRGGEPHKGRKRRVIAVLHYESIWNCLREEINHRKSVYQHSNRKDNNEEEIINSNGY is encoded by the exons ATGACGGGAGGAGGAGAATACAGCGATCAGAGGCATCTCCTGAGATCCAACAGCCACAAAGACGAACAACATGATAAAGAAGAGAACCCCGGTGACTTGGAATCTCAGGTCACTTACCACAACAGCAATAACGCTGGCTTCAACGATCTGGTCAAGTATTTGGGCAGGGGGTTCTCCGCCAGGCGCCTTAGCTTCAAACGCCTCGATAGAGATGGGGATAGAGGTAGAGAACGGTCATCGCCCTCTTCCCTAGATCATCACCACCACCCccatcagcatcatcatcaacaacaacatcAAGGTCACTACCATTCTTATGTGGGGGATGCCGCTGATCCGCTGGGAGATAGCGCTCCTCCCGAATGGGCTTTGTTGCTTATTGGTTGTTTACTCGGGGTCGCCTCCGGTCTCTTCGTGGCCGCCTTCAACGGAGGA GTTCACGTTATACATGAATGGGCATGGGCTGGGACTCCAAATGAGGGTGCTGCTTGGCTTCGTATGCAGAGTCTGGCTGACACTTGGCATCGGATTCTTTTGGTACCAGTCACTGGAGGTGTCATTGTTGGAATGATGCATGGTTTACTCGAGATATTGAACCAAATACGGCAATCCAGTTCTTCCCAACAACAAGGTTTCAGTTTGGTTGCTGGGGTCTTCCCTACAGTAAAAGCTATCCAGGCTGCCATAACTCTAGGTACCGGTTGTTCTTTGGGACCAGAAGGCCCCAGTGTAGACATTGGAAAGTCATGTGCCAATGGATTCTCATTAATGATGGAAAAcaacagagaaagaaaaattgcTCTTGTGGCCGCTGGAGCAGCATCTGGGATTGCTTCAG GTTTTAATGCTGCTGTTGCTGGTTGCTTCTTCGCTATTGAAACTGTATTAAGGCCTCTCCGTGCTGAAAACTCACCTCCGTTCACAACTGCAATGATTATTTTGGCCTCTGTTATCTCGTCTACTGTATCAAATGCTGTACTTGGGACAGAATCAGCTTTCACTGTGCCATCATATGATTTAAAATCTGCTGCTG AGCTACCTTTGTATCTGATCTTGGGGATGCTATGTGGTGTTGTAAGTGTAGTCTTCGCTCGCTTAGTTTCTTGGTTCACAGCAGCATTTGAGTATATCAAGGAGAAATTAGGACTACCTACTGTAATCTGTCCCGCTTTAGGTGGTTTAGGAGCTGGAATAATAGCTCTTAGGTATCCTGGAATTCTATACTGGGGCTTTACAAATGTCAATGAAATCCTACATACTGGGAAGTCCGCATCTGCTCCCGGAATCTGGTTGCTAACCCAACTGGCAGCAGCCAAAGTTGTTGCCACTGCTTTGTGTAAGGGGTCTGGGCTTGTAGGTGGCCTTTATGCACCTAGTTTGATGATTGGTGCTGCCGTCGGTGCTGTATTTGGAGGCTCAGCTGCTGAACTTATTAATTCAGCTATTCCAGGCAATGCTGCTGTTGCACAGCCACAAGCATATGCACTG GTTGGAATGGCTGCCACATTAGCTTCAGTTTGTTCAGTTCCTCTAACTTCAGTTCTGCTTCTATTTGAGCTAACTAAAGATTACAGGATATTGCTTCCTCTCATG GGGGCTGTTGGATTAGCAATATGGGTTCCTTCTGTGGCTAACCAGAACAAGGAGACTGACTCTGAAATGAGGACTTCAGCAAGAGGATATTCTTCTGTTTCTGCTGCTGAGGAACTCTCTGTCATAGAAAAGGCTGCTGACCAAGAAGCACTAGATGATGATATGCTTCTTGAAGATCTTAGG GTGTCAAAGGCCATGTCTAAGAAGTACTTAAAGGTGTCAATGGCTGCTACTGTAAGAGAGGCAATGAAATGCATGCATGACAACCATCAGAAATTTGCGCTTGTGGTCGATGAAGATGAATTTCTGGAGGGGATTATCACACTTGGTGATATTAGACGGTGTCTGTCTAAGAAGCAGCCTAGTGATATCTCCATGGGTGATTCAACAGCTGAC GTGAATCCATGTCTTGTTTCGTCTGTTTGCACGAAAGGAATAAGCTTCCGTGGGCAGGAGCGCGGACTTCTAACCTGCTTTGCAGATACTGACTTGGCAATTGCTAGGGAGTTGATGGAGGCTAGTGGAGTAAAACAATTGCCAGTGGTGAATCGTGGGGGAGAACCCCACAAAGGAAGGAAACGGAGAGTCATTGCTGTTCTTCATTACGAATCAATCTGGAACTGTCTCAG AGAAGAGATAAATCACAGGAAGTCCGTGTATCAGCATAGCAATAGGAAGGATAATAATGAAGAGGAGATTATAAATTCCAATGGCTATTAA